TTTTCGCAAGTTTTTCGAGCTCTGCATACTGCGGGGTATTACCGCACATGGAGGCAGTATTTACCACCATGATCTTTTTGCCTTTGTATTTGGAGAAATCTATTTTTCCGCCATCCAGGGCGTCTACTTTAAAATCGTAGATATTGCCGAAAGCTACAGAGAAAAAAGCGGAGAGGAGCATTAATTTGAACATGTGTATAATGTTTTCAGGATCAGTCAGATGATTACTGTATAAAGTTAATTAACCTGCAGGAAAAATCCATGTTAATCTAAAGTGAAGGCTATTTTCCCTGCTGGAGGTAGTTTTCAAGGGGTAAACGGTTTGTGAGGGAACGGGCCAGCGTCATTTCATCTGCATATTCCAGCTCTCCTCCAAAGGAGATCCCGCGGGCAATGGTAGTGATCTTTACCGGGCTTTCCTTCAGTTTTTTGGAGAGGTAATAAATAGTAGTGTCCCCTTCAATAGTAGGGCTCAGCGCCATAATCACTTCTTCGATGTTCTGCGTTTTCACTCTTTCCACCAGCGTTTGAATGTTCAACTGGTCAGGGCCGATGCCGTCAATAGGAGAAATGATGCCACCCAGTACGTGGTATACACCATTGAACTGCTGTGTATTTTCAATGGCGATCACATCCCGGATACTCTCTACTACACAAACGGTATGGTTGTGACGGGAGGGGTTGGCGCAAATGCTGCAGGTATCATCATCGGAAACATTATGGCATTGCTGACAGAACCTGATCTGCCGCCGCATACGGGCAATAGTTTCGGAAAACAGTTCTACCTGTGCGGTATCCTGTTTGAGCAGATGCAGTACCAGCCGCAAAGCTGTTTTCTTGCCCACACCGGGCAAGCGCGCAAATTCATTAACAGCATTTTCAATGAGTGCGGAGGAGAAGATCATACTGCAAAAATACGAATTATACGGGTGGTTAGAGTTTGACCGTGGGGGACAAAGTCCAGTTCTTTTTAACGATGAGGTTTTCTTTATAAGGGAACACTTTCTCCGGTTGTCTTTTGGGCTTACCATAATAAACCCCTGTATCCCAGATCCCGTTGCGGTTTTCATCCACCAGCACCCTTATTTCATATTCACCGGGCTGTATCAATCCTCTTTCCCATTTTCCATTATTGATCACGCCCTGGTATTTGATCTCTTTATTAGAAACCAGTTGAACCACAAACTGGTAGCCGGTATCAGTTGGCAGTACCAGGTGGGCACTGTCTCCCACGGAGAGGCTTAGTTTAATGATGCCATAATCGTCTATGCTTTTGGCATCGAAGGAAATGGTGTCTGCTTTTAAAGTGGTAATGCCCATTGTATCTGTGGCAAAACCCTGTGGGAGGATCAACTGATAGGGTTTGCCTGGTTTCCAGTTATATGCCATTTTGAACTTTTTGGAAGTGGTATCCGCCGGATGCAGGGTAAAAGCTACCTGCTTGTGGGTGGTGTCTTCCAGTAAGAGGATCTTAGCCGTATCCAATGATTTGAGGGGAGCACTAAAAACGAGGGAAAGGGAATCGCCCAGTTCCTGTTTGCCGCCATTCAATTCCGCCGCAGCCAGTAGCTTTGGTTTCTTGGGCAGTTTCGCAGCTGGTGCCGGTTCTGCGGGCGGGGCTTCTTCTTCCGCTTTCACCGTATCTATT
This DNA window, taken from Chitinophaga niabensis, encodes the following:
- the recR gene encoding recombination mediator RecR — protein: MIFSSALIENAVNEFARLPGVGKKTALRLVLHLLKQDTAQVELFSETIARMRRQIRFCQQCHNVSDDDTCSICANPSRHNHTVCVVESIRDVIAIENTQQFNGVYHVLGGIISPIDGIGPDQLNIQTLVERVKTQNIEEVIMALSPTIEGDTTIYYLSKKLKESPVKITTIARGISFGGELEYADEMTLARSLTNRLPLENYLQQGK